Proteins from one Porites lutea chromosome 3, jaPorLute2.1, whole genome shotgun sequence genomic window:
- the LOC140929346 gene encoding uncharacterized protein produces the protein MVTMSRVSPLQPEHLVLSTRNVSRGRRRLRIAVMTVMCVIAITGLIILTILDSVKVRQRGVKLRNLQTSVKLSVEIASLVHRLQIERGTRVMYVSSGWDTDAHKPVLEAERLTDAMVESLDTWPQKLDRFGFNSKATFMTYVGDHRNTHGVNSSTIENEIRFYSDIISDLFDWFFLDVPLTENDVLPDFIGYKMLLVGKEKTGIERALGGSYFIRGHFNEIQDLLWFAKQNVLGKDKLYSSLEFMPEIKEFYDDALKARNETLLPTIEEKRKVILTNDKQTPSVDLGIKWFDLMTIYIDALLEVQHHVSAVLLEKVQNNVDESDQDLVLKLIVFGFVALILMPFFVYSVYTMQAYAAKLHQITKDLKEEKERADTLLYQMLPHPVAEQLKCGRNVTAEQFESVTVFFSDIVNFTQICANISPMEVTQMLNRLYGLFDNHIDKYNVYKVETIGDAYMVVSGLPERNQDHVSQIAVMALDLVELMEKLGDHLCVRIGIHTGPCAAGVVGNKMPRYCLFGDTVNTASRMQTTGMPQKIHVSQDTKNLLIHLSGYTLEFRGHVDVKGKGEMKTYWLSKHMT, from the exons ATGGTTACAATGTCGCGGGTAAGTCCATTACAGCCCGAGCATCTGGTTTTGTCCACGAGGAACGTGTCACGTGGGCGAAGGCGTCTCCGAATAGCTGTGATGACGGTCATGTGTGTGATTGCCATAACTGGTTTAATAATTCTCACGATTTTGGACAGTGTTAAAGTAAGACAAAGGGGAGTCAAATTGAGAAATCTACAAACAAGTGTGAAGCTAAGCGTCGAGATCGCAAGTCTTGTTCACAGGTTACAAATTGAACGTGGCACCAGGGTTATGTACGTGAGTTCTGGCTGGGATACAGACGCGCACAAGCCCGTGCTGGAAGCAGAAAGGTTAACAGATGCGATGGTCGAAAGTCTGGATACCTGGCCTCAGAAATTGGACCGATTTGGGTTTAATAGCAAAGCCACTTTTATGACGTATGTAGGAGATCATCGTAATACACATGGTGTCAACAGCAGTACCATTGAAAACGAGATTCGCTTTTATTCTGATATCATTTCAGATCTGTTTGACTGGTTCTTTCTAGACGTACCCTTGACCGAGAACGATGTTCTACCAGACTTTATAGGTTACAAAATGCTCCTGGTTGGAAAAGAGAAAACTGGTATTGAACGCGCTCTTGGGGGTTCTTATTTCATTCGAGGCCACTTCAATGAAATCCAAGACCTCCTATGGTTTGCAAAACAGAACGTTCTTGGTAAAGACAAACTCTACTCTAGCCTGGAGTTTATGCCAGAGATCAAAGAGTTCTACGACGACGCACTGAAGGCCAGGAACGAAACACTTCTACCCACAATAGAAGAGAAAAGGAAAGTCATTTTAACAAATGATAAACAAACTCCTTCTGTCGATTTGGGTATAAAATGGTTCGATCTTATGACCATTTATATAGACGCCCTACTGGAAGTTCAACATCATGTCAGTGCTGTTCTTCTagagaaagttcaaaataaCGTCGATGAAAGCGACCAAGATTTAGTGCTCAAACTCATTGTGTTCGGTTTTGTCGCTCTCATTTTGATGCCCTTTTTCGTGTACAGCGTTTATACGATGCAGGCCTACGCTGCCAAGCTTCATCAAATCACTAAAGATcttaaagaagagaaagaaagagctGACACACTACTCTATCAAATGCTGCCCCACCCAGTGGCAGAGCAGCTAAAATGCGGAAGGAACGTGACAGCAGAGCAGTTCGAAAGCGTGACAGTCTTCTTTAGTGACATTGTTAATTTCACACAAATATGCGCCAATATTTCACCAATGGAAGTCACGCAGATGTTAAACAGGCTCtatggactctttgacaaccacATCGACAAATATAACGTTTATAAAGTAGAGACTATTGGCGACGCTTACATGGTTGTCTCAGGGCTTCCAGAAAGAAATCAGGATCATGTGTCTCAGATAGCGGTGATGGCGCTTGATTTGGTGGAGCTCATGGAGAAATTAGGCGATCATCTTTGCGTGAGAATCGGCATACACACAG GCCCTTGTGCGGCGGGAGTTGTAGGAAACAAAATGCCTCGTTATTGTTTGTTTGGTGACACTGTCAACACCGCGTCTAGGATGCAGACAACGGGCATGC CTCAGAAAATTCATGTCAGCCAAGATACAAAGAATTTGCTGATTCATCTAAGTGGTTATACTCTAGAATTCAGAGGACATGTGGACGTTAAG GGAAAAGGTGAAATGAAAACTTACTGGCTGTCAAAACACATGACATAA
- the LOC140931526 gene encoding uncharacterized protein, whose protein sequence is MVTSVKVNPTESEPQQLVLPTRNLSRGRRRRRIAVMTAMCVIAITGLVVVSILDSVKARQKGIRLRNLQSSVNLSIEVAELVHRLQIERGSRVMLGSSSGDASVYEKVQDAEDLTDEVAKNLDTWPQDLERYPFNSKDTFMTLLNNHRHGLNNSTIENEILFYSSIISNLFNWSFQNVLLSDYDDLPKFISYEILLMGKEKTGIERALGGSYFIQGHFNETAKLLWFAKENFLGKEKINFSLTLEPRMKRFYHKALNKTLLSQIEEKREVILSNKKQVPSVDSGIEWFDLMTIYIDGLLDVQQQLGTLIFEEVKDHVSESDRDLILKLLVFGFVVLILMPFFVYSVYTIQAYAAKLHRITKDLKEEKERADTLLYQMLPHPVAEQLKSGRNVTAEQFESVTVFFSDIVNFTQICASISPMKVTQMLNWLYGLFDNQIDKYDVYKVETIGDAYMVVSGLPEPNQDHVVQIASMALDLVGLMERLSPAVSEIEGGHLCVRIGIHTGPCAAGVVGIKMPRYCLFGDTVNTASRMQTTGMPQKIHVSQDTTNMLTHMSEFTLEFRGFVSVKGKGEMKTYWLSKQES, encoded by the exons ATGGTAACAAGTGTGAAAGTGAATCCTACAGAGTCCGAGCCTCAGCAGCTGGTCCTGCCCACAAGAAACCTTTCTCGTGGACGAAGGCGCCGTCGGATAGCAGTGATGACGGCTATGTGTGTCATTGCCATTACTGGTTTAGTAGTTGTGTCAATTTTGGACAGTGTTAAAGCAAGACAGAAAGGTATCAGGTTACGAAACTTACAGTCTAGTGTAAATTTAAGCATTGAAGTCGCAGAGCTTGTCCATAGACTACAAATTGAGCGAGGGTCCAGGGTTATGCTCGGGAGTTCGAGTGGAGATGCCAGCGTGTATGAAAAGGTACAGGACGCAGAAGATTTGACAGACGAGGTGGCAAAAAATCTGGACACTTGGCCACAAGATTTGGAGCGATACCCATTTAACAGCAAAGATACATTTATGACACTTCTCAATAATCATCGTCATGGTCTTAACAATAGCACCATTGAAAACGAGATTCTCTTTTACTCCAGTATTATCTCCAACCTGTTTAACTGGTCCTTCCAAAACGTTCTTTTGTCCGATTACGATGATCTACCAAAGTTTATAAGCTACGAAATACTACTAATGGGAAAGGAGAAAACAGGCATCGAACGCGCGCTCGGGGGTTCCTATTTCATTCAAGGACACTTCAATGAAACCGCAAAACTCCTATGGTTTgccaaagaaaactttcttggaaaggaaaaaataaattttagcttGACGTTAGAGCCTCGCATGAAACGTTTCTACCATAAGGCATTGAACAAGACACTTTTGTCACAGATCGAAGAGAAAAGAGAAGTCATTTtgagcaataaaaaacaagtcCCATCCGTTGATTCGGGGATAGAATGGTTCGATCTCATGACGATTTACATAGACGGGTTGCTTGATGTTCAGCAGCAACTTGGCACCTTGATCTTCGAAGAAGTTAAGGACCACGTCAGTGAAAGCGACCGCGATTTGATTCTCAAGCTTCTAGTGTTTGGTTTTGTTGTTCTCATTTTGATGCCATTTTTTGTGTACAGCGTTTATACGATCCAGGCCTACGCTGCCAAGCTTCATCGAATTACTAAAGATcttaaagaagagaaagaaagagctGACACACTACTCTATCAAATGCTGCCCCACCCAGTAGCAGAGCAGCTAAAGAGCGGAAGGAACGTGACAGCAGAGCAGTTCGAAAGCGTGACAGTCTTCTTCAGTGACATTGTCAACTTCACCCAAATATGCGCCAGTATTTCGCCGATGAAAGTTACGCAGATGTTAAACTGGCTCTACGGGCTCTTTGACAATCAAATCGACAAATACGACGTGTATAAGGTGGAGACGATTGGTGATGCTTACATGGTGGTGTCTGGGCTTCCGGAACCCAATCAAGATCACGTGGTTCAGATAGCCTCGATGGCACTTGATTTGGTGGGTCTTATGGAAAGATTGAGTCCTGCTGTGAGCGAAATCGAAGGCGGTCATCTTTGCGTGAGAATTGGCATACACACTG gCCCTTGTGCGGCAGGAGTTGTGGGAATCAAAATGCCTCGTTATTGTTTGTTTGGTGACACTGTCAACACGGCCTCACGAATGCAGACAACAGGAATGC CGCAGAAGATTCATGTAAGCCAAGACACTACGAATATGCTGACTCATATGAGTGAATTTACGTTGGAGTTCAGAGGCTTTGTCAGCGTTAAA